From the genome of Pantoea alfalfae, one region includes:
- the livG gene encoding high-affinity branched-chain amino acid ABC transporter ATP-binding protein LivG, with product MIQPLLAVEGLMMRFGGLLAVNNVALELRPQEIVSLIGPNGAGKTTVFNCLTGFYKPTGGTIKLREQHLEGLPGQKIARMGIVRTFQHVRLFREMTVIENLLVAQHQHLKSGVFSGLLKTPAFRRSESEALDRAATWLERVGLLDLANRQAGNLAYGQQRRLEIARCMVTRPEILMLDEPAAGLNPKETHELDALIAELRGEHKVSVLLIEHDMKLVMGISDRIYVVNQGTPLANGTPEEIRNNPDVIRAYLGEA from the coding sequence ATGATTCAGCCTTTATTAGCCGTTGAAGGCCTGATGATGCGCTTCGGCGGTCTGTTAGCCGTGAACAATGTGGCACTGGAGCTGCGTCCACAGGAGATCGTTTCACTGATTGGTCCCAACGGTGCCGGTAAAACCACCGTGTTCAACTGCCTGACCGGCTTTTACAAACCCACCGGTGGCACGATCAAACTGCGTGAGCAGCATCTGGAAGGGTTGCCGGGCCAGAAGATTGCGCGGATGGGCATCGTGCGGACTTTCCAGCACGTGCGTCTGTTCCGTGAGATGACAGTAATTGAGAACCTGCTGGTCGCGCAGCATCAGCATCTGAAAAGCGGCGTATTTTCCGGCCTGCTGAAAACCCCGGCGTTTCGCCGCAGTGAGAGCGAGGCGCTGGATCGTGCGGCGACCTGGCTGGAGCGGGTGGGTCTGCTGGATCTGGCGAACCGTCAGGCGGGCAATCTGGCCTATGGTCAGCAGCGCCGTCTGGAGATTGCGCGCTGTATGGTGACGCGCCCGGAGATTCTGATGCTGGATGAACCGGCGGCGGGTCTTAACCCCAAAGAGACCCACGAGCTGGACGCGCTGATTGCGGAACTGCGTGGTGAACACAAGGTGTCGGTGCTGCTGATTGAACATGATATGAAGCTGGTGATGGGTATTTCTGACCGTATTTACGTGGTTAATCAGGGAACGCCGCTGGCTAACGGAACGCCGGAGGAGATTCGTAATAATCCGGATGTCATTCGTGCCTATTTAGGAGAGGCCTGA
- the livF gene encoding high-affinity branched-chain amino acid ABC transporter ATP-binding protein LivF, with translation MANAMLTIENVSAHYGKIQALHNVSLYINQGEIVTLIGANGAGKTTLLGTLCGEPRATQGTITFDGKAITDWQTARIMREAIAIVPEGRRVFSRMTVEENLAMGGFFASRPEYLTRIKRVYELFPRLEERKIQRAGTMSGGEQQMLAIGRALMSQPRLLLLDEPSLGLAPIIIQQIFDTIVQLRSEGMTIFLVEQNANQALKLADRGYVLENGHVVLEDSGAALLSNEAVRSAYLGA, from the coding sequence ATGGCAAATGCGATGTTAACCATTGAGAACGTCAGCGCTCACTACGGCAAAATTCAGGCGCTGCACAACGTTAGTCTCTATATCAATCAGGGCGAAATCGTCACCCTGATTGGCGCTAACGGCGCCGGAAAAACCACGCTGCTGGGCACGCTGTGCGGCGAGCCGCGCGCGACCCAGGGCACCATCACTTTTGATGGCAAAGCCATTACCGACTGGCAAACGGCGCGCATCATGCGTGAAGCGATCGCCATCGTGCCAGAGGGACGGCGGGTGTTTTCGCGCATGACGGTGGAAGAGAACCTGGCGATGGGCGGCTTTTTTGCCAGCCGCCCGGAGTATCTGACGCGGATTAAGCGCGTGTATGAACTCTTTCCACGGCTGGAGGAGCGTAAAATCCAGCGTGCCGGGACGATGTCAGGCGGCGAACAGCAGATGCTGGCGATTGGCCGTGCGCTGATGAGCCAGCCGCGCCTGCTGTTGCTGGATGAGCCGTCGCTGGGACTGGCACCGATCATTATTCAGCAGATCTTCGACACGATTGTGCAGTTGCGCAGCGAAGGGATGACGATTTTCCTGGTGGAGCAGAATGCCAATCAGGCGCTGAAGCTGGCTGATCGGGGCTATGTGCTGGAGAACGGGCATGTCGTGCTCGAAGATAGCGGTGCAGCGCTCCTATCCAACGAAGCCGTCCGCAGCGCATACCTCGGCGCTTAA
- the ugpB gene encoding sn-glycerol-3-phosphate ABC transporter substrate-binding protein UgpB encodes MSVVTFRRSLMSVLLGLTLSSHAMAATEIPFWHSMEGELGKEVDSLAQRFNQTHPDYKIVPTYKGNYEQSLAAGIAAVRSGKAPAVLQVYEVGTATMMASKAIVPVHQVFKDAGIPFDEKQFVPTVAGYYSDSKGQLISQPFNSSTPVLYYNKDAFKKAGLNPDQPPKTWQELATDAAALRKSGMSCGYASGWQGWIQIENFSAWHALPVATENNGFDGLNAVLEFNKPVQVRHIDLLEAMNKKGDFTYFGRKDESTAKFYNGDCGITTASSGSLADIRHYAKFNFGVGMMPYDDTVPNAPQNALIGGASLWVMKGKDAATYKGVAEFMQFLAKPEIAAEWHQKTGYLPITTAAYELTKQQGFYDKNPGADIATRQMMNKPPLPFTKGMRLGNMPQIRTVIDEELESVWTGKQSPQSALDNAVKRGNELLRRFQQQVK; translated from the coding sequence ATGTCCGTCGTTACCTTTCGTCGTAGCCTGATGAGCGTGCTGCTCGGTCTGACACTCAGCAGCCATGCCATGGCCGCCACTGAGATTCCTTTCTGGCACTCTATGGAAGGCGAGTTAGGCAAAGAAGTGGATTCGCTGGCACAGCGTTTTAACCAGACGCATCCCGATTACAAAATTGTTCCGACCTACAAAGGTAACTACGAGCAGAGCCTGGCGGCAGGGATTGCGGCCGTGCGCAGCGGCAAAGCCCCCGCGGTACTGCAGGTCTATGAAGTCGGTACGGCGACCATGATGGCTTCTAAGGCGATTGTGCCGGTGCATCAGGTTTTCAAAGATGCTGGCATCCCCTTTGATGAAAAGCAGTTCGTACCAACGGTGGCGGGCTACTACAGCGACAGCAAAGGTCAGCTGATCTCTCAGCCGTTCAACAGCTCGACGCCGGTGCTCTACTACAACAAAGACGCCTTCAAAAAAGCGGGCCTTAACCCGGATCAACCCCCTAAAACCTGGCAGGAGCTGGCGACGGATGCCGCCGCACTGCGCAAATCGGGGATGAGCTGTGGCTACGCCAGCGGCTGGCAGGGCTGGATCCAGATTGAAAACTTCAGCGCCTGGCATGCGCTGCCGGTGGCGACAGAGAACAACGGATTTGATGGGCTCAACGCGGTGCTGGAGTTCAACAAGCCGGTACAGGTTCGTCACATCGACCTGCTGGAAGCGATGAACAAAAAAGGGGACTTCACCTACTTTGGCCGCAAAGATGAGTCCACCGCCAAGTTCTACAACGGTGACTGCGGTATCACTACCGCCTCATCCGGATCGCTGGCTGATATCCGCCACTACGCCAAATTCAACTTCGGCGTCGGCATGATGCCGTATGACGACACCGTGCCGAATGCACCGCAGAACGCCCTGATCGGCGGGGCCAGCCTGTGGGTGATGAAAGGCAAAGATGCGGCAACCTACAAAGGCGTGGCCGAGTTCATGCAGTTCCTGGCTAAACCGGAAATCGCCGCGGAATGGCACCAGAAAACCGGCTATCTGCCGATTACCACCGCCGCCTACGAGCTGACGAAACAGCAGGGCTTCTACGATAAGAATCCGGGTGCAGATATTGCGACCCGCCAGATGATGAACAAGCCGCCACTGCCGTTCACCAAAGGCATGCGTCTGGGCAACATGCCGCAGATTCGTACCGTGATCGACGAGGAGCTGGAAAGCGTCTGGACCGGCAAACAGTCGCCGCAAAGCGCGCTGGATAACGCAGTGAAACGCGGCAACGAACTGCTGCGCCGCTTTCAGCAGCAGGTGAAATAA
- the ugpA gene encoding sn-glycerol-3-phosphate ABC transporter permease UgpA, with translation MSSSRPVFRTRLLPYLLVLPQLLITAIFFLWPAGEALWYSLQSLDPFGISSSFVGLENFRRLFADPYYLDSFWTTIKFSGMVTVFGMVFSLLLAALVDYVVRLRRLYQTLLLLPYAVAPVVAAVLWMFLFNPGLGLFSYLLNHIGYDWNYAQNSGQAMFLIVLASIWQQMSYNFLFFFAALQSIPKSLVEAAAIDGAGPVRRFFNLSLPLITPVSFFLLVVNLIYAFFDTFPVIDAATGGGPVQATTTLIYKIYREGFTGLDLSSSAAQSVVLMLLVIGLTVLQFRFVERKVQYQ, from the coding sequence ATGTCTTCATCCCGTCCGGTTTTTCGCACCAGACTGTTGCCCTATCTTCTGGTGCTGCCGCAACTGCTGATTACCGCCATCTTCTTTCTCTGGCCTGCCGGTGAAGCGCTGTGGTACTCGCTGCAAAGCCTCGACCCCTTTGGCATCTCCAGCAGCTTTGTCGGGCTGGAAAACTTCAGACGCCTGTTTGCCGATCCCTACTATCTGGACTCGTTCTGGACCACGATAAAATTCAGCGGCATGGTCACGGTGTTCGGCATGGTCTTTTCGCTGCTGCTGGCGGCGCTGGTGGATTATGTGGTGCGACTGCGCCGCCTCTATCAGACCCTGCTGCTGCTGCCCTACGCCGTTGCGCCTGTGGTGGCTGCGGTGCTGTGGATGTTTCTGTTTAACCCCGGTCTGGGCCTGTTCAGCTATCTGCTGAACCACATCGGCTACGACTGGAACTATGCGCAAAACAGCGGTCAGGCGATGTTCCTGATTGTGCTGGCATCAATCTGGCAGCAGATGAGCTACAACTTCCTGTTCTTTTTTGCCGCCCTGCAATCTATTCCCAAATCGCTGGTGGAAGCCGCCGCCATTGACGGTGCCGGGCCGGTGCGTCGCTTCTTCAACCTCTCACTGCCGCTGATCACGCCCGTGAGTTTCTTTCTGCTGGTGGTGAACCTCATCTACGCCTTCTTCGATACCTTCCCGGTGATTGATGCCGCGACCGGCGGCGGGCCGGTGCAGGCGACCACCACGCTGATCTACAAAATCTATCGTGAAGGCTTTACCGGTCTGGATCTCTCCTCGTCCGCGGCGCAGTCGGTGGTGCTGATGCTGCTGGTCATCGGGCTGACGGTGCTCCAGTTCCGCTTTGTTGAACGTAAGGTGCAATACCAATGA
- the ugpE gene encoding sn-glycerol-3-phosphate ABC transporter permease UgpE produces MIENRRGLDIFSHIVLVLGVLTILFPLYVAFVAATLDNEAVYQVPMTLVPGTHLWENISRIWTHGVNGSGPAFGLMLLNSMIMALGITFGKITVSMLSAFALVWFRFPLRTLFFWLIFITLMLPVEVRIFPTVQVIADLNLLDSYSGLTLPLMASATATFLFRQFFMSLPDELVEAARIDGASAMRFFIDIVLPLSKTNLAALFVITFIYGWNQYLWPLLIINDASLGTAVAGIKSMISSSGSPTQWNEVMAAMLLTLIPPLVVVLVMQRAFVRGLVESEK; encoded by the coding sequence ATGATTGAGAATCGACGCGGGCTGGATATCTTCAGCCACATCGTGCTGGTGCTGGGCGTGCTCACTATCCTGTTTCCGCTCTATGTCGCCTTTGTGGCGGCGACGCTGGATAACGAGGCGGTCTATCAGGTGCCGATGACGCTGGTGCCCGGTACGCACCTGTGGGAGAACATCTCGCGCATCTGGACCCATGGCGTCAACGGCAGCGGGCCAGCGTTTGGCCTGATGCTGCTCAACAGCATGATCATGGCGCTGGGCATCACCTTCGGCAAAATCACCGTGTCGATGCTGTCGGCGTTTGCGCTGGTCTGGTTCCGTTTTCCGCTGCGCACGCTCTTTTTCTGGCTGATCTTCATCACCCTGATGCTGCCGGTAGAGGTGCGTATCTTTCCTACGGTTCAGGTGATTGCCGATCTCAACCTGCTCGACAGCTACAGCGGATTAACCCTGCCACTGATGGCATCGGCAACCGCGACCTTTCTGTTCCGCCAGTTCTTTATGTCACTGCCGGATGAGCTGGTGGAAGCGGCGCGCATCGACGGTGCCAGCGCGATGCGCTTCTTTATCGACATTGTTCTGCCGCTGTCAAAAACCAATCTGGCGGCGCTGTTTGTCATCACCTTTATCTACGGCTGGAACCAGTATCTCTGGCCGCTGCTGATTATCAATGACGCCAGCCTCGGCACGGCGGTGGCAGGGATCAAAAGCATGATCTCCTCCAGCGGTTCGCCGACCCAGTGGAACGAAGTGATGGCGGCAATGTTATTAACCCTGATCCCACCGCTGGTGGTGGTGTTAGTCATGCAGCGTGCCTTTGTGCGCGGTCTGGTTGAGAGTGAGAAATAA
- a CDS encoding sn-glycerol-3-phosphate import ATP-binding protein UgpC yields the protein MAGVTLQAVTKSYDGKNQIIQPLNVTINDGEFMVMVGPSGCGKSTLLRMVAGLERVSSGDIYIDNRRVTQEEPKDRGIAMVFQNYALYPHMSVEENMAYGLKIRGMGKEQIRQRVLETARSLELDHLLMRRPRELSGGQRQRVAMGRAIVREPAVFLFDEPLSNLDARLRVQMRLELQQLHRRLQTTSLYVTHDQVEAMTLAQRVMVMNKGVVEQLGTPVEVYERPASQFVASFIGAPAMNLLKGQFSSDGSRFDLDASHALPLSDTKAKWANRPVVLGIRPEHIRLSSREQGGVPLRVDTLEMLGADNLAHGRIGDTPLVVRLAHSERPQPGSTLWLHLPSDALHFFDSTHGKRLE from the coding sequence ATGGCAGGCGTAACCCTTCAGGCAGTAACCAAGTCCTACGATGGCAAAAATCAGATCATTCAGCCGCTGAACGTCACCATCAATGACGGCGAATTTATGGTGATGGTCGGGCCGTCCGGCTGCGGCAAATCGACCCTGCTGCGCATGGTGGCCGGACTGGAGCGCGTCAGCTCCGGCGATATCTATATCGACAACCGGCGCGTCACTCAGGAAGAGCCGAAAGATCGCGGCATTGCGATGGTGTTCCAGAACTACGCGCTCTATCCCCATATGTCGGTAGAGGAGAACATGGCCTATGGCCTGAAAATCCGCGGTATGGGCAAAGAGCAGATTCGCCAGCGGGTACTTGAAACGGCGCGCAGTCTGGAGCTGGATCACCTGCTGATGCGGCGGCCTCGCGAGCTGTCTGGCGGACAGCGCCAGCGCGTGGCGATGGGGCGCGCCATCGTACGTGAACCGGCAGTGTTTCTGTTTGATGAGCCGTTGTCGAATCTTGATGCCCGCCTGCGGGTGCAGATGCGGCTGGAACTGCAACAGCTGCATCGCCGCTTACAGACCACCAGCCTCTATGTCACGCATGATCAGGTGGAGGCGATGACGCTGGCGCAGCGGGTGATGGTAATGAACAAAGGGGTGGTCGAGCAGCTTGGCACGCCGGTTGAGGTGTATGAACGTCCCGCCAGCCAGTTTGTTGCCTCGTTTATCGGCGCGCCTGCCATGAACCTGCTGAAAGGACAGTTCAGCAGCGACGGATCGCGCTTTGACCTCGACGCCTCGCATGCCCTGCCGCTCAGCGACACAAAAGCGAAATGGGCCAACCGGCCGGTGGTGCTGGGCATCCGGCCAGAGCACATCCGGCTCAGTAGCCGCGAGCAGGGCGGCGTGCCGCTGCGGGTCGATACGCTGGAGATGCTGGGTGCCGATAATCTGGCCCATGGTCGCATCGGTGACACGCCACTGGTGGTACGCTTAGCCCACAGCGAACGGCCGCAGCCAGGCAGTACGCTGTGGCTGCATCTGCCGTCAGATGCGTTACACTTCTTCGATTCAACTCATGGAAAGCGTCTGGAATGA
- the ugpQ gene encoding glycerophosphodiester phosphodiesterase, whose protein sequence is MSTQHWPYPRIVAHRGGGKLAPENTLAAIDTGAKYGHQMIEFDAKLSADAQIFLLHDDTLDRTSNGWGVAGQLPWEKLSQLDAGSWFGNAFTGEKLARLDEVAARCRQHQMMVNIEIKPTTGSDAETGRAVAQAAAILWQGQTAPLLSSFSFEALEAAMQVEPGLPRGLLSHSWDPQWQEKTTALACVSIHLNHKVLTAERVAELKSAGLKILVYTVNSPDRARELLTWGVDAICTDSIDIIGPDFH, encoded by the coding sequence ATGAGCACACAACACTGGCCTTATCCCCGCATCGTCGCCCATCGTGGCGGCGGTAAACTGGCACCAGAAAACACGCTGGCCGCGATCGACACTGGCGCGAAGTATGGTCATCAGATGATTGAATTTGATGCCAAATTATCGGCGGATGCGCAGATCTTCCTGCTGCATGACGACACGCTGGATCGCACCAGTAACGGCTGGGGCGTCGCGGGTCAGCTGCCGTGGGAGAAGCTGTCGCAGCTCGACGCGGGCAGCTGGTTTGGCAACGCGTTTACCGGCGAGAAGCTGGCGCGGCTGGATGAAGTCGCGGCCCGCTGTCGTCAGCATCAGATGATGGTGAACATCGAAATCAAACCGACCACCGGCAGTGACGCCGAAACCGGACGCGCCGTGGCGCAGGCTGCCGCGATCCTGTGGCAGGGTCAGACCGCACCGTTGCTCTCTTCGTTCTCTTTTGAAGCACTGGAAGCGGCGATGCAGGTCGAGCCAGGGCTGCCGCGTGGCCTGCTGTCGCACAGCTGGGATCCACAGTGGCAGGAAAAAACCACGGCGCTGGCGTGCGTATCCATCCACCTCAACCATAAAGTGCTGACTGCGGAGCGGGTTGCAGAGCTGAAAAGTGCGGGCCTGAAGATTCTGGTCTATACCGTGAACAGCCCGGACCGGGCGCGGGAATTGCTGACGTGGGGCGTCGATGCCATCTGTACCGACAGCATCGACATCATTGGCCCCGATTTTCATTAG
- a CDS encoding DUF2756 domain-containing protein → MKKWMIVLAALLPFASQANTLNSTNDPNKPGYNPSQQRMQSQMQSQQQQQQLKLRQDQQRQTQDMQRKMQEQRNSAQQRVITTQPGQQNQSPNQN, encoded by the coding sequence ATGAAAAAGTGGATGATTGTTTTAGCCGCCCTGCTGCCTTTCGCCAGTCAGGCGAACACGCTGAACAGCACCAACGATCCAAATAAACCGGGCTATAACCCGAGCCAGCAGCGGATGCAGTCGCAGATGCAGAGCCAGCAACAGCAGCAACAGCTGAAGCTGCGCCAGGATCAGCAGCGTCAGACGCAGGACATGCAGCGTAAAATGCAGGAGCAGCGCAACAGCGCCCAACAGCGGGTGATAACCACACAGCCGGGCCAGCAGAACCAGAGTCCGAATCAGAACTAA
- the ggt gene encoding gamma-glutamyltransferase, with amino-acid sequence MKMQQTVRQLSWSLVMSFTMVAGTYAAPTQAPPVSYGVDSDTFHPVKAQHGMVASVDALATQVGVEILRQGGNAVDAAVAVGFALAVTHPQAGNLGGGGFMLLRTASGRATAIDFREMAPGHASRDMFLDKQGNADSKLSLTSHLASGTPGTVAGLALAAQKYGTLPLSTLLAPAIKLARDGIPVNDALADDLKTYGKEVLITHPNSKAIFYKPDGTPWQKGDRLVQKNLAHSLQLIARQGPDAFYKGEIADEIAGEMAQHGGLINKADLAAYRAVERTPVSGTYRGYEVFSMPPPSSGGIHIVQILNILENFDLAKMGFGSADAMQVMAEAEKYAYADRSEYLGDPDFVKVPWQALTSKAYAKTLAQQIDVAKARPSSEIKPGKLEPYESNQTTHFSVVDKQGNAVAVTYTLNTYFGSGIVAGKSGILMNNEMDDFSAKPGTPNVYGLVGGEANAVQPAKRPLSSMSPTIVAKGGKTWLVTGSPGGSRIITTVLQMVVNSIDFGMNVAEATNAPRFHHQWLPDQLRVEKGFSPDTLRLLETKGQHVKVLPSMGSTQSIMIGPDGMLYGASDPRSIDDLSAGY; translated from the coding sequence ATGAAAATGCAGCAGACAGTGCGTCAGCTTAGCTGGTCGCTGGTGATGAGCTTTACCATGGTGGCAGGCACTTATGCCGCGCCCACTCAGGCACCACCGGTCTCCTACGGCGTGGACAGTGATACCTTTCACCCGGTAAAAGCGCAGCACGGCATGGTAGCGTCGGTGGATGCGCTTGCAACCCAGGTGGGCGTGGAAATTCTGCGTCAGGGCGGTAATGCGGTAGATGCCGCGGTCGCCGTGGGCTTTGCGCTGGCTGTGACCCATCCGCAGGCGGGCAACCTGGGCGGCGGCGGCTTTATGCTGCTGCGCACTGCCTCTGGCCGCGCGACCGCTATCGATTTCCGTGAAATGGCACCGGGCCATGCGTCGCGCGATATGTTTCTGGATAAGCAGGGCAACGCCGACAGTAAGCTGTCGCTGACGTCACACCTTGCTTCCGGCACGCCGGGCACCGTTGCCGGACTGGCGCTGGCTGCGCAGAAATATGGCACCCTGCCGCTGAGCACGCTGCTGGCACCAGCGATCAAACTGGCGCGTGACGGTATTCCGGTCAACGATGCGCTGGCGGATGACCTGAAGACCTACGGCAAAGAAGTGTTGATCACCCATCCGAACAGTAAAGCGATTTTCTATAAACCGGACGGCACGCCGTGGCAGAAGGGCGATCGGCTGGTGCAGAAAAACCTGGCCCACAGCCTGCAACTGATTGCCCGTCAGGGACCGGATGCGTTTTACAAAGGTGAAATCGCGGATGAGATCGCCGGCGAGATGGCGCAGCATGGCGGCCTGATCAACAAAGCTGATCTGGCGGCCTATCGTGCGGTCGAGCGAACGCCTGTCAGCGGAACATACCGTGGCTATGAAGTCTTCTCTATGCCGCCGCCGTCATCCGGTGGTATCCACATCGTGCAGATCCTCAATATCCTGGAGAACTTCGATCTGGCGAAGATGGGCTTTGGCAGTGCTGACGCCATGCAGGTGATGGCAGAAGCGGAGAAATATGCCTACGCGGACCGCTCGGAATATCTTGGCGATCCCGATTTCGTGAAGGTACCGTGGCAGGCGCTGACCAGTAAAGCCTATGCCAAAACGCTGGCGCAGCAGATCGATGTAGCAAAGGCGCGCCCTTCCAGCGAGATCAAGCCCGGTAAGCTCGAACCTTACGAAAGTAATCAGACCACCCATTTCTCGGTGGTGGATAAGCAGGGCAATGCCGTTGCGGTAACCTATACCCTTAACACCTATTTCGGCAGCGGAATTGTGGCGGGCAAGAGTGGCATCCTGATGAATAATGAGATGGATGACTTCTCTGCCAAGCCAGGCACGCCAAATGTCTACGGGCTGGTCGGCGGGGAAGCGAATGCGGTGCAACCGGCGAAACGTCCGTTGTCATCGATGTCGCCGACTATCGTCGCCAAAGGGGGCAAAACCTGGCTGGTGACCGGCAGTCCTGGCGGCAGCCGCATTATCACCACGGTATTGCAGATGGTGGTTAACAGCATCGATTTCGGGATGAATGTGGCGGAAGCCACCAATGCGCCGCGCTTCCATCATCAGTGGCTGCCGGATCAGCTGCGGGTGGAGAAGGGCTTCAGTCCCGATACGCTGCGTCTGCTGGAAACCAAAGGTCAGCATGTGAAGGTACTTCCGTCGATGGGCAGTACGCAGAGCATCATGATCGGGCCGGATGGCATGCTCTACGGCGCTTCCGATCCGCGCAGCATCGATGATTTGAGTGCGGGTTATTGA
- a CDS encoding GNAT family N-acetyltransferase, with amino-acid sequence MSEIVVRHVMPEDAAALHRIYSQPDTQASTLHLPHSSLQMWQTRLATPPPHSHLLVACIDEEVVGQCALDAVARPRRRHVASLGMGVDERYRQRGVGTALMREMVSLCDNWLQVSRMELTVFVDNGPAIALYQRFGFEIEGTAKGFAMRHGELIDAHYMARVKA; translated from the coding sequence ATGAGTGAAATAGTTGTCCGCCACGTCATGCCAGAAGATGCTGCTGCGCTGCACAGGATTTACAGTCAGCCAGATACCCAGGCCAGCACGCTGCATCTGCCTCACTCATCGCTACAGATGTGGCAGACCCGCCTCGCTACACCACCGCCCCATTCGCATCTGCTGGTGGCCTGTATCGACGAAGAGGTTGTAGGCCAGTGTGCGCTGGACGCAGTAGCACGTCCCAGACGCCGTCACGTCGCCTCGCTGGGGATGGGCGTGGATGAACGCTACCGGCAGCGAGGCGTCGGTACTGCACTCATGCGTGAAATGGTCTCGTTATGTGACAACTGGCTACAGGTGAGCCGAATGGAGCTGACGGTGTTCGTGGATAATGGCCCGGCTATCGCCCTGTATCAGCGTTTCGGGTTTGAGATTGAGGGAACGGCAAAAGGCTTCGCAATGCGACACGGTGAACTGATTGACGCGCATTATATGGCGCGGGTTAAAGCCTGA
- a CDS encoding pirin family protein: MIYVRKAEERGHANHGWLDSWHTFSFASYHDANFMGFSALRVINEDVIDGGQGFGTHPHKDMEILTYVLSGTVEHQDSMGNKEQIPAGEFQIMSAGTGVRHSEYNASESEPLHLYQIWIIPERTGIEPRYDQRRFPDVQGRQLVLSPDAREGSLKVYQDMTLSRWVLAAGEQDNVAIDAGRRIWIQVVKGDVTVNGNAVTTSDALAIWDESALTIEASSAAEVLLFDLPPV; the protein is encoded by the coding sequence ATGATCTATGTACGCAAAGCTGAAGAACGCGGTCACGCAAACCATGGCTGGCTGGATAGCTGGCATACCTTCTCTTTCGCCAGCTATCACGATGCGAACTTCATGGGGTTCTCCGCGCTGCGGGTCATCAATGAAGATGTGATCGATGGCGGTCAGGGATTTGGCACCCATCCGCATAAAGATATGGAAATTCTGACCTACGTGCTCTCCGGTACGGTTGAGCATCAGGACAGCATGGGCAACAAAGAGCAGATCCCGGCAGGGGAGTTCCAGATCATGAGCGCCGGTACTGGCGTGCGTCACTCGGAATACAACGCCAGCGAAAGCGAGCCGTTGCACCTCTATCAGATCTGGATCATTCCTGAGCGCACCGGCATTGAACCACGCTACGATCAGCGCCGCTTCCCGGATGTGCAGGGACGTCAGCTGGTGTTAAGCCCCGATGCCCGTGAAGGATCGCTGAAAGTTTATCAGGACATGACCTTATCGCGCTGGGTACTGGCTGCCGGTGAGCAGGATAACGTCGCGATTGATGCGGGACGCCGTATCTGGATTCAGGTCGTGAAAGGTGATGTTACCGTTAACGGCAACGCAGTTACCACCAGCGACGCCCTGGCGATCTGGGACGAAAGCGCGCTGACGATTGAAGCCAGCTCGGCTGCCGAAGTTCTGCTATTTGATCTGCCACCCGTCTAA